CCGCTCCGGTTGAAACCCATGTGTAGCGGGGTGTTCCCCCCCCAAGACGTTCCGAGCCAAGCAACATGATTACAAACATGAACAAAACCATGATCGCGCCGGCATAGACAGTGATTTGCACCATCGCCAAGAAAGGCGCGTTCAACATAAGGTAGAAAAACGCCACGCACAACAGGTTCGTGACCAAGAACAGCGCTGCGTGAACCGCATTTCGGCTCACCAGCATGAGCGCCGCTGAGAAGATCGCCACTGCTGCGACGAGGATAAAGAGTACGAGTTCTACCGTCATATCGGGCGAAGCCGTCCTAAAATTTCGTTGTGAGGATCGTTATCGTTTGTTCAGTTTAGCGCAAAGTGAGAAGGAAGGGCAAATATTCCCCATCGCTCCAATGGCAGGGTGATTATCGTGCCTTGTGTGGCGAAAAAACAGGGTGATTTTCTGCCCGTGCTTTTTCTAGGGGGGGTGATTCGATGCATTTCCTTTGTGTCCTTAGGACTTTCGCTTGCAAGGCAAATTGCTGATATTGTAGAAGCACGATAAGCAAACGCCAATACATTGAGTACCTGATAAGTACACCTGGCAACTATACATGCAGTAATCTGGCTGAACATCTGGAAGCGATGAGCCATGATGCTGTCAGTGATTATTGGCAAAGAGACAAGCTGACTGCCCGACATTTGTGGGGATTTGGTCGGGGCTTTGTTGAAGGACAGTGAAAGGGCTTAGTTGATCGTCGATGATAGCGTGCAGAATAAGCAGTATTGGCGCAAGATAGAGTGAGTGAAAAGCAATATAGTGGCGCAGAACATGGTCTGGTGCGTGGTATCGGCGTCGTGAATCCCGTGCATAGCGATGGTACTGACTTTTACCCGATTGATTACCGCATCTATGCTCCTGAAGCGGATGGCAAGACCAAAAGGATCACTTCCGTGAAATGGTCTTAAATGCCCTGATGGACAAGGGTATCCACGCCAAGACCCTACTGTTTGATAGCTGGTATGCCCCGTGATAATTTGAAGTTGATTCATCGCGCTGGTCGTTACTTTGTGACCACGCTCAAAGCCAATCGTATGGTGAGTTTGAGTAAAGCGAGCGGCTCTATTCATTTGGAGGCGATTGAATGGACAAGCGACGCCGTAGAGCATGGTCTGTCGGTTAAGCTGAAGGAAGTTCCCTTTTATGTGCAGTTATTCAAGCTAGTTGCCCCAAACGGTGACATTGAATGGGTGATTACAAACCAGCCCCCAGGCACTTTCTCCAAGTCCGACATTCAAGACGCGAATGCCGTGCGTTGGCAGATTGAGCAACTGCATCGGGAACTCAAACAATCGACCGGGAGTGAAAAGTGCGAGTGCCGCAAAGCGCGTTCACAACGCAACCATCTGGCTTGTTGTTATCACGCCTAGCTCTCGCTGAAAGTTAAGGCTCACCAATTAGGCAAGAGCCTTTACGCGGCACAGCGAGATTTATTCCGCGACTATTTGCGGGCAGAGTTACGCTCACCACGCCTTTCTGCCTTTGGCATCAACTAAAGCGAAAGTCCTAAGATGGTAAACTGCTGCTCTTACGGCAAACGCATCATCCTTTCAAGGGTTATTGGAATTTGCCTGCCGGTTATGCTGAACGTCTAATGTGAAAGGGAAAAGGCTTGTAGATCAAAACCAAAGTGACGGGCGAGCAGATGCTTGAGAACTAAATGAGTGACTTTGAGGGTAAGGCGGGCGGTCAAGCCACGCACAGTATTGGCAAGTAAGCGCTCAAGGTTGCGTCCGGTGTTCTGGAGTTGGTGAAAGGCACCTTCCATACGTTCGCGTGCGCTAGCGAGGAGCGCATCCAGCAGGGGATGATTTTGGTGGGCTTGGTTTGCCCTTCAATAACACCCGTCCTTCCCGTTGATACCAATCGTCCACCAGTATATAAATCGTAGTAAAAAGCCTTTCCAAGTCTATCCTTGTCATGGGAATGGTTCCGATTGACTGTAGGCGTACCTTCAATCTTGCGACCCATTCCCCTTTTCGTCAACTTCATTCCACATCAGACGTTATAGATAAACACTGTCAGCAAATTCCCCCTATACTGGTACAAGTTGGTCGCCCTTTGGCGTAGGAACATTCAGCGGAGTGCCTAGTATGACTGACCTTCAGCCCACGTTTGCGGGGAGACATGTCCTCATCACCGGCGGGATCGGTTTTTTGGGGAGTAATCTTGCCATTCGCCTCGTTGAGTTGGGGGCAGAAGTTACCCTTGCCGATGCGATGATCCCTGGGTATGGAGGGAATCTGTTCAACATTGCGCCCATCCGCACGCAGGTGACGGTGAATTTTTGCGACATCCGCGACGAAAATGCTATGAATTACCTTGTTCAAGGGCAAGACTATGTGTTTCACCTCGCTGGGCAGGTGGATCACATCCTGAGCCTTTCCAACCCCTTTCCCGATATTGACATGAACGTGAAAGGGACGGCGGTGATCATGGAAGCGTGTAAGCGCTACAACCCTGCTGCTCGCGTCATTTACAGCGGAACGCGGGGGCAGTACGGGGCGGCGGTGACCCTCCCCGTCAGCGAGGAGTCGCCCACCTATCCCAAAGGAATTTACGAGATCACGCGCCTGACGGCAGAGAAAATTACACAGGTCTACCACGAGGTTCATGGCATTAAGGCGCTCTCGCTGCGGTTGACGAATATTTACGGGGAACGCGCCCAAATGAGACACCCGCGCTATGGGGTGGCAAATTGGTTCGTGCGCCTTGCCATTGATGATGAGACGATTCAAGTCTTTGGGGATGGGCAGATCAAACGCGATTTTCTCTATGTGGACGATTGTGTAGAGGCGATGCTGGCGTGTGCCGCGTGTGAGGCAGCCTATGGGGAAATCTTCAACGTCGGGGTGGACGAGCCGACAAATTTTCTCCAACTGGTCGAGGCGATCCTTGCCGCCGCCGGAACGGGCAAGTGGGCATTTGCCCCCTTTTCCCCAGAGCGAAAAGCGCAAGAACCGGGTGATTTTTACTCGGATATCTCGAAAATCAAGCGCATTGTCGGCTGGCAGCCACGTACCTCCCTCCATGACGGGCTGACGAAAACAATCGCCTTTTACCGCGCACACAAGGTACATTACTGGTGATTTCCTTTCGTGACTGTCGCCCTGAAATCATCGACTGGCTACCAAGTGTCCTGAGCGGCTCTCCGCACGATTTTGTACGCCGCTTGAACATTGAGGCAGATCGCGCCTTATGGATCGATTCGCTCTGTGGCGACCTTCCCCCTGAGGATGATCTACGCCTGATTGTTGGTGGGGGAGAGGGGCGAATCGCCCTTTTTGCAGAGCGCCTCCCCTGGGACTCGTCGTTCTTTGGCTATGGCGTGGCGCGTCTGAATTGGATTGCCGGAAGGGGTGACACAGCCGCCGCTCTGAACGCTCTCTGTGAGACGGCACAGCGGCGGGGGGTGCGCTATCTGTTCACCCCCATTCCACCCACCCATCTCAGCGGGATTCAGGCGCTCTGTGCGGCAGGCTTCACGCTGATTGAGACGCGCCACACCTACCATCGGGACTTGGCGGGCTTTGATCACCCTCGTTATCCCTGTCGGGTGGCAACGGTGATGGACATACCGACCTTAGCCGCCGCCGCACGGGAGGCGGTAAACCCTTTTGATCGCTTTCACGCCGATCCATTCCTCCGCCGCGCCGATGTGGATCGTCTCATGGAAACGTGGGTAGAGGCATCGCTTTTACGGGGGTTTGCCGATGTGACCATTGTTCCCGATGTCCCCCACCCCCAAGCGTTTACAACAGTGCGCTACCACCGTGATCGGTGGGAGGCATGGGGAGTGCGTTTGGCACAGGCAGCCGTCTTAACTGCTGTTGCACCGGAGTTTCGCGGATGGTATCGAAAACTCATCACCGAAATCACCCACCACCTCATCGCCCTCGGCGTC
This genomic interval from Anaerolineales bacterium contains the following:
- a CDS encoding GDP-mannose 4,6-dehydratase is translated as MTDLQPTFAGRHVLITGGIGFLGSNLAIRLVELGAEVTLADAMIPGYGGNLFNIAPIRTQVTVNFCDIRDENAMNYLVQGQDYVFHLAGQVDHILSLSNPFPDIDMNVKGTAVIMEACKRYNPAARVIYSGTRGQYGAAVTLPVSEESPTYPKGIYEITRLTAEKITQVYHEVHGIKALSLRLTNIYGERAQMRHPRYGVANWFVRLAIDDETIQVFGDGQIKRDFLYVDDCVEAMLACAACEAAYGEIFNVGVDEPTNFLQLVEAILAAAGTGKWAFAPFSPERKAQEPGDFYSDISKIKRIVGWQPRTSLHDGLTKTIAFYRAHKVHYW